A window of the Lactuca sativa cultivar Salinas chromosome 5, Lsat_Salinas_v11, whole genome shotgun sequence genome harbors these coding sequences:
- the LOC128134115 gene encoding uncharacterized protein LOC128134115, which produces MGNRIIIPSSFTGGSRYMQQNYLDAMTLVKWFGYPDLFLTLTCNPKWPEVIRFVEAENLKPEDRPHILTRIFKIKLDSLISQLKDEKTLGEVAGVVYMIEFQKRGLPHCHVCLFLEKNSKIPNPEDIDHVICAELPDKDSEPDLYQIVCDNMIHGPCGNDQPFMPCMKKGKCSKRFPREYTDHTYIDEDGYPIYRRRNDGNNVLKKGVSLDNRNVVPYNKILMKQYQAHMNLEWCNQVGSIKYLFKYINKGPPDRITTSIVDPTKKKKQQIENNDHDEIGEFYNCCYISACEACWRLFGYDIHYRTPPVERLSFHLEHKQPVVFKPNQHLNQVVSKPTVAASQFLAWMECNKHDEDAQKLSYVEFPTKYVWNKSDKIWTKRKTKSKALGRLNHVSPKACDIYYLWILLNKIKGPTCYEDIKTINGTVHDSYKDACYALGLLDDDREYISSINETHHWATTSFCRSLFVMLITSDSLSSPAHVFEETYQCLSDDVIHVREQEIGVRGLKLKEDAIFNLTLSYIEKSLLSCGLSLKQIPNMSFPDHRYIQESCNMLIQDELNYDPGVIEVEHQDLYSKLNVEQKNVYHTIMNAVNNNQGGVFFLYGYGGTGKTFVWKTLSATIRSKGEIVINVASSGIAALLLPGGRTAHSRFIIPINLTENSFCSIAPDSDLAALLNKARLIIWDEALMMHRHCFEAFDRTLRDIIRSSDRNKVFGGKTIVFGGDFRQILPIIQRGNRSDIVQASLHSLRLWGECNIGGPNDGETEVEFLEDVIIRSTGDHIHSIVSTIYPSFENHLDDPSYFQYKAILVPTNEEVDAIDDYMLGLMKEEGKNYLSSDSLCETESTDCFEESVYSPDVLNAFKASGIPNHKLTLKTGVPFMLLRNIDQTKGLCNGTRLQIVRLGKHVVEAHIIAGRFFNETTYIPRMKLTSSDKRIPFRFQQRQFPVAVCFAMTINKSQGQSLSTVGLYLRRPFFTHGQLYVAVSHVTSKKGLKVLICDEEGRQTNKTKNVVYKEVLLRL; this is translated from the exons ATGGGAAACCGTATTATTATACCATCTTCTTTTACTGGCGGCAGCcgttacatgcaacaaaactaCTTAGATGCGATGACTCTGGTTAAGTGGTTTGGTTATCCAGATCTTTTTTTAACCCTTACATGTAATCCTAAATGGCCAGAAGTCATTAGATTTGTTGAAGCCGAGAATCTTAAACCGGAAGACAGGCCACATATTCTGACacgaattttcaaaattaaacttgatTCATTAATCAGTCAATTGAAGGATGAAAAAACTTTGGGTGAAGTCGCTGGAG TTGTATATATGATTGAGTTTCAAAAGAGGGGCCTGCCACATTGTCATGTATGTCTGTTTTTGgaaaaaaattctaaaattcCAAATCCTGAAGACATAGACCATGTTATATGTGCTGAATTGCCAGACAAGGATAGTGAACCTGATTTGTATCAGATTGTTTGTGATAACATGATACACGGACCTTGTGGCAACGATCAACCATTTATGCCGTGTATGAAAAAAGGCAAATGTTCAAAACGATTTCCAAGGGAATATACCGATCATACGTATATTGATGAAGATGGTTATCCTATTTACCGGAGACGTAACGATGGAAATAATGTCCTTAAAAAAGGTGTTTCTTTAGACAACAG GAATGTTGTTCCATATAATAAGATCCTTATGAAACAATATCAAGCTCACATGAATCTAGAGTGGTGTAACCAAGTTGGATCGATAAAGTATCTTTTTAAGTATATTAACAAAGGACCACCGGATAGGATAACAACATCTATTGTTGAtccaacaaaaaagaaaaaacaacaaaTAGAAAATAACGACCATGACGAAATTGGTGAGTTCTATAACTGTTGTTATATTTCCGCATGTGAGGCATGTTGGAGGCTTTTTGGGTATGATATTCATTATCGAACACCGCCTGTCGAAAGGTTGTCATTTCACCTCGAACACAAACAACCTGTTGTTTTTAAACCAAACCAACATCTTAATCAGGTTGTTTCTAAACCGACTGTCGCCGCTTCTCAATTTTTAGCTTGGATGGAATGTAACAAGCATGATGAAGATGCACAAAAGTTGTCATACGTTGAATTCCCAACTAAATATGTTTGGAATAAATCAGATAAGATATGGACAAAAAGAAAAACCAAGTCCAAGGCACTCGGTCGATTAAACCATGTTTCTCCCAAGGCTTGTGACATTTATTACCTATGGATTTTGCTGAACAAAATCAAGGGTCCTACATGCTATGAAGATATCAAGACAATTAACGGAACTGTACATGACTCTTACAAAGATGCTTGCTATGCTCTTGGTCTATTAGATGATGATAGAGAGTACATTTCGTCAATAAACGAAACACATCATTGGGCCACAACTTCTTTCTGCCGGTCTCTCTTTGTTATGTTGATTACATCAGATAGTTTGTCAAGTCCTGCTCATGTTTTTGAAGAAACATATCAATGTCTTTCTGATGATGTCATTCACGTTCGTGAACAAGAAATCGGCGTCAGAG GCTTGAAGTTAAAAGAGGATGCAATTTTCAACCTTACCTTGTCATACATCGAGAAATCATTATTGAGCTGTGGATTGAGTTTGAAGCAAATACCAAATATGTCGTTTCCTGATCATAGATACATTCAAGAGTCATGCAATATGTTAATTCAAGATGAGCTTAACTATGATCCTGGTGTTATTGAAGTTGAGCATCAAGATTTGTATTCCAAATTAAATGTCGAGCAAAAAAATGTTTATCACACCATTATGAATGCGGTTAACAACAACCAAGGTGGTGTCTTTTTCCTTTATGGTTACGGAGGAACCGGAAAAACATTTGTTTGGAAGACCTTGTCTGCTACTATTAGATCCAAAGGTGAAATTGTTATCAACGTTGCTTCAAGTGGAATTGCAGCACTATTGCTCCCTGGTGGTAGGACAGCGCATTCAAGATTTATTATCCCAATTAACTTGACCGAGAATTCATTTTGTTCTATCGCGCCAGACAGTGATCTTGCTGCACTACTTAACAAAGCGAGACTTATCATTTGGGATGAAGCTCTGATGATGCACCGTCATTGTTTTGAAGCATTTGATAGGACGCTTAGAGACATTATCCGTTCATCTGACAGGAATAAAGTGTTTGGCGGCAAGACCATTGTATTTGGAGGTGACTTTAGACAAATTCTTCCAATAATACAAAGAGGTAATCGTTCGGATATTGTGCAGGCATCGTTACATTCATTAAGATTATGGGGTGAAT GTAATATTGGTGGTCCTAATGATGGTGAAACTGAAGTTGAATTTCTAGAAGATGTTATCATTCGCTCTACAGGTGACCATATTCATTCAATTGTATCGACCATTTATCCTTCTTTTGAAAACCATCTTGATGACCCATCATATTTTCAATATAAGGCTATTTTGGTTCCTACAAATGAAGAAGTTGATGCTATCGATGACTACATGTTAGGATTGATGAAAGAAGAAGGGAAAAATTATCTAAGTTCAGATTCTTTATGTGAGACAGAGTCAACAGATTGTTTTGAGGAATCAGTTTACTCTCCGGATGTACTGAATGCTTTTAAGGCATCTGGAATTCCCAACCATAAACTCACATTAAAAACAGGTGTTCCGTTCATGTTGCTTCGTAATATTGACCAAACCAAAGGTCTATGCAATGGTACAAGGTTACAAATAGTTAGGCTTGGAAAACATGTCGTTGAGGCACACATTATAGCTGGTAGATTCTTCAATGAGACTACTTATATACCTCGCATGAAGTTAACTTCATCTGATAAAAGAATCCCCTTCCGTTTTCAGCAGAGACAATTTCCCGTAGCTGTTTGTTTTGCCATGACCATTAACAAGAGTCAAGGGCAGTCATTATCAACTGTTGGATTGTATTTACGTAGACCTTTCTTTACTCATGGTCAGTTATATGTAGCTGTATCTCACGTGACAAGTAAAAAAGGCTTGAAGGTACTCATATGTGATGAGGAAGGTCGTCAAaccaataaaacaaaaaatgttgtgTACAAGGAGGTCCTTCTACGATTATAG
- the LOC111909722 gene encoding uncharacterized protein LOC111909722: MASNESEYMLVPHKHKINFYKTTKLRVSNDFVDTVDPYHFISFPDLLAMNFDTHVAFDFLGEVVSTDPMQVIVEYGREKRLMNLVAQDLSGTRIAVTLWGSFAMKLNTYISQHNNDTAPPQVGNCLFGSRLHINDDMPRILEFKSNLNALDTNVESSSRTSQLNSDTVVANPEDYYPRFQIKNIYEIPDFTEEVGLTIITTIIGFDMDDGWYSFYCRDCSKKVTKNDDDVDADPFHCDGCGFVSDVFGKIMIVVRVQDESGSCSFVLFERHVKDLIHRGNQWLMDKIAKISMFNLQNNYRAYTVHKLTDDERVLVEVTKRSPNHQHDNINNNGTPINKPNKENTNSVHDDNLDVVDLEAVTPSSSTGKRPIEIDANTDSLE, encoded by the exons ATGGCTAGCAATGAAAGCGAATACATGCTTGtccctcataaacataaaatcaatTTCTACAAAACCACAAAACTTCGTGTATCCAATGATTTTGTTGATACAGTAGATCCTTATCATTTTATCTCTTTCCCAGATTTGCTAGCCATGAACTTTGACACTCATGTTGCATTTG ATTTTCTAGGTGAAGTTGTGTCAACTGATCCCATGCAAGTCATTGTTGAGTATGGAAGAGAGAAAAGGTTAATGAATCTAGTTGCTCAGGATTTAAG TGGTACGAGAATTGCAGTCACTTTGTGGGGCAGTTTTGCAATGAAACTGAATACTTACATTTCACAACATAATAATGACACTGCTCCT CCTCAAGTTGGTAATTGTTTGTTTGGGTCTAGATTGCATATAAATGATGATATGCCTCGGATTTTGGAGTTCAAATCAAA TCTTAATGCTTTGGATACGAATGTTGAGTCTTCTAGCCGTACATCCCAGCTCAACTCAGATACCGTTGTGGCTAATCCAGAGGATTACTACCCCCGTTTTCAGATAAAAAACATTTATGAAATTCCTGATTTTACTGAG GAAGTTGGTTTAACCATTATCACTACTATCATTGGTTTTGATATGGATGATGGTTGGTATTCATTTTATTGCCGTGATTGTTCTAAAAAAGTTACTAaaaatgatgatgatgttgatgctGACCCTTTTCACTGTGATGGTTGTGGATTTGTCTCGGATGTATTTGGAAA GATTATGATAGTAGTTCGTGTGCAAGATGAAAGTGGCTCTTGTTCGTTTGTATTGTTTGAGCGTCATGTAAAAGATCTTATTCATCGTGGAAACCAATGGTTGATGGACAAAATAGCTAAG ATTTCCATGTTCAATCTACAGAACAACTATCGTGCTTACACTGTGCATAAGTTAACTGATGATGAAAGGGTTCTTGTTGAGGTGACAAAACGGTCACCAAATCATCAACatgataatataaataataatggTACTCCTATTAACAAGCCAAATAAG GAAAATACTAATTCTGTGCATGATGACAATCTTGATGTTGTTGATCTTGAAGCTGTAACACCATCATCGAGTACGGGGAAGCGCCCTATTGAGATTGATGCCAACACTGACTCTTTGGAGTGA
- the LOC111909733 gene encoding uncharacterized protein LOC111909733 translates to MAAVTSCLPVSATILLLLLFLSPTSIAVPISRTRNLMDERSLHIVSGYIPSVKESWEISESNDITERMNLEVNDYPGSGANNRHTPRP, encoded by the exons ATGGCAGCAGTCACCAGTTGTCTTCCTGTTTCAGCaactattcttcttcttcttcttttcctttcCCCTACTTCCATTGCTGTTCCGATCTCAA GAACAAGAAACCTCATGGATGAACGATCACTTCACATAGTTTCAGGCTATATCCCATCGGTAAAGGAAAGTTGGGAGATCAGTGAGAGCAATGATATAACCGAAAGAATGAATCTTGAAGTGAACGATTATCCAGGATCTGGTGCAAACAACCGCCACACGCCAAGGCCATAG